A region from the uncultured Ilyobacter sp. genome encodes:
- a CDS encoding flavodoxin, producing the protein MKKIGLYYGSTSGKTVGVVDEIEFNLGELADIHNVADGISDLSQYENLILAVPSYGVGELQDDWVKVFEEFKSVDFTGKTVALVGIGNQTTFGETFVGAIKILYDTVIEKGGKIIGLTSTEGYFFKECEALVDGKFMGLVLDEENQDDLTPDRIYDWLEDIKPLFN; encoded by the coding sequence ATGAAAAAAATAGGTCTATATTACGGGTCCACCTCTGGTAAAACAGTAGGTGTGGTAGATGAGATAGAATTTAATCTGGGAGAACTTGCAGATATACACAATGTCGCCGATGGAATCTCTGATCTTTCTCAGTACGAGAATCTTATTTTAGCTGTTCCCTCTTACGGAGTAGGGGAACTACAGGATGACTGGGTAAAGGTCTTTGAAGAATTTAAATCGGTTGATTTTACTGGCAAAACAGTTGCCCTTGTGGGAATAGGAAACCAGACCACCTTTGGTGAAACTTTTGTAGGTGCCATAAAAATACTCTATGATACAGTTATTGAAAAGGGCGGCAAGATAATAGGACTTACTTCAACAGAGGGATACTTCTTCAAAGAGTGTGAAGCTCTGGTAGACGGAAAGTTTATGGGCTTGGTTTTAGATGAAGAAAATCAAGATGACCTCACTCCAGACAGGATATATGACTGGTTAGAAGATATAAAACCATTGTTTAATTAA
- a CDS encoding tRNA threonylcarbamoyladenosine dehydratase, translating to MQFQRLELLIGKEKIEKLKNSHVIIFGLGGVGGFTVEALVRAGIGEISVVDFDSVDITNLNRQIIATHESIGRKKADLIRERALSINPHVKINSYIEKFSKETEGIFFQNKDFDYAVDAIDLVSCKLELIEICKKKNIPVVSSMGTGNKLNPTMLEVADISKTSVCPLAKVMRKELKKRRIQKVKVIFSKEIPKKPLNDEKSREKKVNVGSASFVPSVAGLIIASEVTKDLCRI from the coding sequence ATGCAGTTTCAAAGATTAGAACTTTTAATAGGAAAAGAAAAAATAGAAAAACTGAAAAATTCTCACGTTATTATTTTTGGTCTAGGAGGAGTAGGTGGATTCACTGTTGAGGCCCTTGTGAGAGCAGGTATAGGGGAGATCTCAGTGGTCGATTTCGATTCTGTAGACATTACAAACCTGAACCGTCAGATTATCGCAACCCATGAAAGCATCGGAAGAAAAAAAGCAGATTTGATAAGAGAAAGGGCTCTTTCAATAAATCCCCACGTGAAAATCAATTCATACATAGAGAAATTTTCCAAAGAGACAGAAGGTATATTCTTCCAAAATAAAGACTTTGATTATGCCGTAGACGCCATCGACTTGGTGTCATGCAAACTTGAGCTTATAGAGATATGCAAGAAAAAAAACATACCTGTAGTCTCTTCCATGGGAACCGGGAACAAATTGAATCCAACGATGCTTGAGGTGGCAGATATTTCCAAAACATCTGTTTGCCCTCTTGCCAAGGTAATGAGAAAAGAGCTCAAAAAAAGACGTATACAAAAAGTAAAGGTTATCTTCTCAAAAGAGATTCCAAAAAAACCTTTGAATGATGAAAAAAGCAGAGAAAAAAAAGTCAACGTTGGCAGTGCCTCTTTTGTCCCTTCTGTGGCAGGACTTATAATCGCCTCTGAAGTTACAAAGGACCTCTGCAGAATTTAA